The Alnus glutinosa chromosome 1, dhAlnGlut1.1, whole genome shotgun sequence region TATTCTAGGGGCAGACACAAGAGCCACCGAAGGACCCATAGTTTGTGATAAGAACTGTGAGAAAATTCATTACATGGCACCTAATATTTATTGCTGTGGAGCAGGAACTGCTGCTGATACAGAGGCTGTAACAGgtatttttttagtagtgttCCTTGAGAAAATCCTTCATGTAGTTGTTTATGATGCTTCTACTACGAACTCATATCCAACTAcgtcttttcaatttttatagttatttaatattctttttgCATGATGGTGGTCTTTATAGACATGGTCAATTCACAACTGCAGCTGCATCGGTATCACACTGGTCGAGAATCGAGGGTCGTCACAGCTCTTACACTTTTGAAATCTCACCTTTTCAAGTAAGCACATTTTCTGACAATTTTGTCCCTTGCAATGTAACTCTACGTGTTAGTGTTAGTCGATGATGATGACTTAAATGAGGCCTAACTGCTTGGTTACTTGTTCAGATACCAAGGTTATGTTCAAGCTGCTTTGGTGCTTGGTGGCGTTGATGCTACTGGTCCACATTTGCACACTGTGAGTTGGGTTCCATTTACAAACACCTGAACAGCTGaacttatattattttcttgttgtacATGATACTGACTTTCAGTTCTTGAATTGATTTCATTGCACAGATCTACCCTCATGGATCAACAGACAGTTTGCCGTTTGCAACAATGGGTTCTGGTTCCCTTGCTGCAATGGCTGTTTTTGAATCAAAGTACCATGAAGGGCTGACGGTAAGCTACTCGCTACTATATGATTGGAAACTTTATCTAATTCTCTGCAGAGTTATGTAgaagaattattttttctttttctttttctttttcttttttgtcatcaCCAAATCAAACTACATGACTTAGTCTACTTTGGGAGATATCCTTCTAATTCGGTTGTAGTTTTGCTTTAAGAAATGAAGTTCATAGTTCTGAGAACCAGGTGTTGTTCATTTGTTACTGGGAGATGATATATTTGTGTGTTCCATGGTTAATGATTTTCTAATTAACTTTTCTGCAGAGGGCAGAAGGAATAAATTTGGTGTGTGAGGCAATTTGCTCTGGTATTTTCAATGACTTGGGAAGTGGAAGCAATGTAGATATTTGTGTAATAACTAAGGTTTGTGGTTCTTCAATTCATACCATTAAAGGacaaatttctttttgtatgcattttttttttcatctcttaAATTTTGGCCTGCATCGGTAACTCATTTTAATTATGCTTGCTGGTCTAGGGGCACAAAGAGTACTTGAGAAACCACCACATGCCAAATCCTCGCACCTATTTCCGTTCCCAAGGATTTTCATTTCCCAAGAAGACAGGTTAGTAGTTCTATCCTAACCGTTGCTACCTATCATTTGCCTTGTAGAAGTTAAATGACTTTTAGTTTatgctcttatatatatactgttGAACGATATATGCTAACTTTGAatagtttaaaattttaattggtTAGGGAAAATATCAACTATTAGTTATTTACGCGTTGTTTAGTTATGTTAAAGAAGAGAAGTGGAAATGTCAAATTTTCCTTGCTTGAGTGGAGGAATGTTTTTAAAGTTTCTTCTGGGCCCACTTCCTTAGAATATAGATTGGCTTTGAAGGAAAGGATTTTAAAACAAGTTGAATTTAACAATTAGAAAAAGATTCAACCGCTTTAAAGAGGGTAGGGTTAATTTTGTTTCCAACTTATCTTGTGTGAAATGGAggatatataattaaatgaaatgCCTCTTCCACTTCATTTGCatttgttttctctttatttcCCCTTTTAATAATGAAGCAAATGTATTTCAGTCCAATTAACTGAGCCTTTTCTTAAAACTGCCAGAAGATTATGACACTCTGATGTCTTTAGTTACATAATTATTTGATTTCAGATAATTTTACATTGATAGACAAGATGAGAGAATGGTTTGCAACCATGGCAAGTGTAACTAATTGTTTCAAAGATTACCAATTTGTTCCCTGCGTCCTAGtatatagttttcttttttttggatgaataaaataatacagCTTTGACATCTAGCATATAGTTTTCACTCGgattatattcaattttctTTAGTGGAGATGCATTTGGCGAGGCCATAAATGGTCTCTGTATTTTACATGCAAATTGATGCCTCCTTGGGATATTAACAGTATGGTACCATTGATTTTTCATGGTTGCAGAGGTTCTATTCACAAAGGTTACACCATTGAAAGAGGTGGTGGAAGTGATTGAAGGAGGAGATGCAATGGAAGAATGAGATCTCTGGTTCAACTGCATGTGCAACTTGAATGAATTTGTTTTACACTCATTGCTTTAAATCTCATCATGTAGTTTAAGTCAGGTGATTTGGATGAAATTTCTGTGGGCCTAATAGTCAATTTCAAACTCTTCTATTATCTTTGGCTTACTTAAGCTGGAAATCAATCAACCTGAGAGTCCTGATCTTGTGGACATGCTTTaacttattaaaaattatatacttCAGGTTGTAAGGTGAGTATTTTGGAGATGAAATAgtcaattctttttctttgttttctcagCTTTAGACCACTCCATTATTATCATGGAATTAATTGAATCGAATAACTTGCTCCAGTTTGGTGATTGCCAGCCCTATTATGAGCCCAATAATCAACTTCAAGAAACTAACAGCACATGCAATCAGCTCCAGTAACTGATCTGAGCTTCTTCAACCaaataacaactttttttatttatgctatCACATAGTTTAGTTTGGGTTCCTAGGATATGGCGACCTTGGGGCCTTCTATTTGATTGTATCGAAAGGCCCAAATGAATTGGGATTTCGCAAGATCATTTCGGGGCAAAGGGATTATGAAGAGGATGAGTTTCAAGAGAATGTTTGAAATTCTTCCTTGAGTACAACAAAATCCTTGCCAGACCAAGATCAAGCTTATCTTAAGGACTCTGCAGAACTTGGACTTCTCGTACTGTCAACAAGCTTGAACCACTGGCTTCCTGGGTCGCACATGTTATCTCTGCTCAAACATTTGCAAGTATTTGTGACAATGATATTGTTGGAGTCAACATCCAGGCAGGCAGAATCATTCCCAACCTTGGATGAGAGATGCATCTTAGAATCTGAGATGGCTTCCCACTTTGAATTAGGGTCGGAGCAAATTATATTTAGTCTTGCTGGCTTTCCCAATCCTTCTACTTTTAAACAGAAATAAGTTCCCCTCACTAATAAAATTTTCTGGGGTGTGTATTTCCAGGAATCAGAACTGGCGCAGGGACCCAATGTTAGTGGGTCAAGCATAGATTTTCTTAGGACACAGAGACCCGTGGATGGATGGAAAATCACTTTGTGTAGACTAGTTTCTGATAGGCCTGGCCCTGCAAGTCACAACCATGAGGATTtgaatttgaagaagaaaacagaTGATGGAAAATAGAATACCATTATACCTTGAAAAGGAGATTGGAGAGCAGAGATCCTCTGCAAGAAGCTTGCATCTCTGGTCTCGCACCAATTCCAATCAAGCACCCCATAGAACTCGTTTAACCCAACTATGCCCTCTCTCAAATAATAACTCCCAACAAGTGTCCAAATGGCCCAATCGAGGTCAAGCTCGGCTGCCCAAGCCAGAAAGCAATTCATATACCTGTTGTCATTCACATTGTTACCTCTTAGGTCCATCCCAAACTCGCTCACGATCAATGGCCAACCCTGCTCCAATAAGAATCCTGACAGTCTCATCATGTTGTTTACCACTCTCCCACACACTTGATTCGGGTTGCCAGACTCCCATGACTTTCCGTCTGAAAACCCGTACCAGTGCATCTCGTATACTAATTTTTCAGTGAAAGTGAGATTCACTGGTTGATTACGGATGAATGACAGGTCTTTGTCGTAGCCCAGGCCAGATAGAATGACAAGAACATCTGGGTTTGCTGAATGCACCGCTTCTGCTCCTCTCTCCATGTACCTATTTCATTTAACTCACCAAACTGAAATTAGAATCAACCACGTACTTACCAATGCATATTTGTACTGCATTAAGATCCTCTGTTATTTGGATGGTTGCTACTcgaatttttgtaaaattcacGCAACCTAAGATAGAGAGATTGTGGGATCCACCTGCTCTGAGCAAGCATATCCTATATCTTCGACTGCCCAAGACAAGAAATTAGGACAACCTAAAAGAGAGATTGCGGGACCACCTACCTACCCCTGACAAGTGGATCCTGCATTGCCCAAGATATGTGAGTCTCGTAACCCCTCTCTTAGGAAACCCTAATTTCTCACAAAAAATCGAACAACCTCCTAATAAAAAGAGATTCTCAATCGTACAATGTAGCTATAAACTATTGACGTGAATGTAAGATTGAATAATGTTATTTCACACCCATTGATCACATCAGCTGATATATGTACCTGTACCAATCCTTCACGTTCTGTCTAGGGCCTCGGAGCTCATTCCTCAAGCTCATGCCAACTACATTGGGCACGCCATTAAACAAGGTGGCCATCCGAGCCAGTCCCTGAATCCAGAGGTCCGGGTTGAAATACAGGTCGCCAAAGAACCCATTCCCATCCGAGCCGCTGCAACACCAACCGGGCTTGCTTATGTGATTGTCCAATATCACCATCACCTTGTTAGCCCCCAGGCTAGAGACCACCGCCTgagatttaaaattttgtcaatataaaaaaatatataaacaaaaagagaaagataaCTGTCTACGAAAGTTCAAGATATTAATCTAATTGTATTTCGAGGCGTGAAGCGAATAAAAGTGTTTGGAATATAATATCGTTGAAATGCCCATCACCACGGCCCACGgccctaattaataattatcatAGTGATTATCAATTTATCGTCAATAACTTAGCGTATTTATTTTTCGTAAAAATTGGATTCCGATAATTTCTTCTAATTTAACCTATTAAATTGATAgtctttaaaatatattatttttcatatatatattttcaactGTTAGGGAGAATTGCATATTTTAAGAACAAATGTAGTATATTTTGTTAGtcctattaaaaatacatgtaaaatcACATGATTTAAagatatatgttaatttaatagatttaatttaaaaaaaattcctacaacTTTGCCAGTAGCCCAAATCATTTATTCACGcttaaataaaatcaaataaaaaaatacggATTAAGATGctttacaatttcaaagaaattttagatttttaaattatgtcaaTTTAGTCTGTTTTTTATGTCGAATGACataaaaaatgttacatattaaaaatatgacatgttacTAAGgcaataaccaaaaaaaaaaaaaaaaaaatcatcccaaaatgctttttattcacttttgaagaaacatttttttttttactaaaccaagagacaattttttgctcaaagcctTTCTATAACGTAAAATATAAgaacctaataaaaatatattcaatttttattgtttACATGTCACATTTATAATAATAGTTAGCATTTTTAAGAGGCCAACAAAATTCCCATGTTTGTCCGTTGAGACCtctaaaaaaagtaaaaaagcatCACAACCAAAAGATAAGGATGTCCACTTCGatcataaattcttttttttctttgtatattttatggggaaataaacaaagaaatttGGGAAATTAGAAGAACAGGTATTTCAGATCGAGTTACCTGGTATGCTTGTATGAGGGAAAGATCAATGATGGAGGGGTTGTTGGCCTGGAAACCGGCGATGGCTTCCGACAGCCCAAGACTCTGGAATGACTGTCGTACAGTGAGAGAAGCCAGCGAGTCGTTGGTGACCAAGTAAAGAGGCCAAGTGAGCCTAACGCAATTGAAACCCATGGACAGAATCCTCTTGGAGATGGTGTCCACGGGCTGCTTGCTGAGACCCTCAACCACCACGGCTTCGAGATGTGTCACCCAATTCACGCACGCCAGCTTCACCCGTTGCCCGGCTTCGTCCACAATCCACCGTGAACTGGTGTGTAGTGGTAAAGCCGCGACGGCCGGGAAGATGATCGGAAGAGATAGAATTatagagaggaagaagaagaagaagcataaCCTCCCCATATTGAGTTTGCTTTTGACTCTGGAGGTGTTGGGGAAGCAGGAGAACTGAATACTCTTACTTATATGATGGGCATATCTAAGcacttagaaaataaaataataaataataaataaataaggtttTCTAAATTATCTTTTCCCCACCATCTTTGTCCCGACATCAATTACCTACTCAGTTAATCAACTTGTAGAGAGCTCCGATTAACCTGCAAAAGGTGTACTTGTCATGTGAGTATTTCTTTGAATTAAGGTTTTTCACTTAAGTGGCGTTTaattcaattatatatttccCTTATAAAGAAGTCGGGCATCTCGTGggaacaaacatatatatatttactcttAAAAGGTAGATCATTTAAAGGGGTGAaagccattaattttttttcttctatatttttatcttatttttatttcactttgtTTTCCTGACACTATTGTTTGATTCTGGaatgtttttttctcttaatcacATCCGATGTAATAAAAGTgtagtttctaacatttttctttaagttaattgattttaagggAAACTATACTTACGTCTCTCTCAATCTTTCAACCAAATTACAATGTTTGTTCATGaaacggaggtcactagtttgaatcccccTCCTCCTTTTATATggactagtaaaaaaaaaaaaacaaattgtaaaGTTTTTCCAAACTATCTAATACTTAAACTTAACccctctgttaggattttttattaaattaatcaaagaaaaattaatcatGTGCGATACACGTGATCCAAAATGACAATAATATCTTTGCATTAAgatacaaaaagtaaaaataaaaacattggaggagacCAATGGCATAATGAAatgaatcctctccatttcaaatgaaattgaaatgaGCCGGTTAGTTCATTTAGGAGGGGTAAaatagtcattttatttttttaatcattttaccCATCTTAAATACACTaaccggagaggatccttgtccaatcttctccatttcaaatgaattaGAGACCAGAAGATCCAGTTAGTTttatttgaagagaaaaattgttctttcacatttttatggACAATTTTGTTTCTCAAATAACACTAACTAGGTCCCCTCCGGTTCATCCAAATGCAAGACGATTATTCTCGTagcaaattgtatttttatacatatgATAATAGCATAATAAACATGTTATGTACGTACGTATATCACGTGTGGTTTACGTGATACTCTTGCTATCCaagttaacaaaaaatcttaacggCAAGAGGCTAATTAAGTAAAAGactttggtagtttaaagagTCAGTTGCAACTTTTACAAATGTAGGAAGACATTGTAATCTAGGTGTAATTTTGAATggaatatatgtaatttttcctaaatttaatcAATGAATGGTAGTAAAGCTTGTCTCACGCATGGTAGATTTCTAATTTGAAGCGTTAAATAGCAGAATTGTGAAGCAGGAAAATTCATTTTCAATCCCTAGAGCACACCAAAACACAAGGCACAATATATTCCTCCTGCAAAGAACCATATAAGTACGACTTGTACGTAACCATGCATCAGCCATGACGCTGTTCTACATGTTAATTGTTAACTTTCTCTCGATCGAGCGTGAAAATGACCCATTATCGTTGCAAATTAACACGCCAAGTTATGTGGTCAGCCAAGCAACCGGTGGGGTGAAGAAACAGAGAAACTGATTTGCCATTTCGGCTTTGTCAGACTTGCAAGGCAATGAACATACCATTGCTTTAATTGTCTTCTATTTCTGTTCTGAATAGATATATTTGTGAAATTTaccaaatataaaattaatgagTTGAAATTAAGAAgtctaactcatttaattaaattgatcgagTTAcagttgacttatataattttatacacatGCCTCGATACAACTCGAACCGACACGCAATATTTAAGATTGACAATTTTCTATACATACGACTTATGAAGCTAATACGAAATTAGCGAGTTAGAGTTGAGAGAGgtctgatccatttaattaaatatgtttatTAGGGTTGACATATATAGTTTAATATCCATGCTTCGATACAACCTAAGCCCAACACGCAAATATGAATTATCATCCCTAACCTTGGAcataatttttcttgaattcGGTTTATAAAATTGTCTTGTATCtcttaacatgtgagaagtgccttttttttaatagtatattaaaaaaatatgtttttttaataaaatttattcttaactcttttaatattttttttttttttttttaaaaaaatgtaattgtCCCATGCTCAAAATCCTTatattttcctttcattttatttgtctttttataGGTCGAGCATATTCCAATCTTGACACTACTTCCCtctttctctttaatttccCTCTTCATTTTAACTGCTCTGCTTTTCCTGGGCCTTTAAAATATGACCTTCTAAACCTTGGCACAACAGCATATAAGCCCACGTCAAGGAATTGAAGGCACGCAGGTGATTGGCGTGATGGATAACAACTTGAAGAAGGCCTACACTCGGGCCAAAGCTCCAGCAGGCCCATGAGGACCAAGCCCAGCTCCTGCCCGGTGCCCAACCCAAAAAGAATCCACGTGGAAGATACAAGGCACGAATAGAGGCCACGAAAGACATCATCTCTCAGATGAtgcttaataaataaaatatttaactcaaAATATAAGATAAATTGCTAAACTCCAAACTCATTACTATCTGATAATCGGCtctcataaattaaattatctatttaatattttaaaattttccttaaattccTAACAGAGCTCGTTCAAGATAAGCTATTCTTGAAGGATTTTTAGGAACTGAGATTTCTTGTGCTTTTGACAAGCTTGAACCACTGACTCTCTGAATCACACGTTGTATCTTTGCTCAAGCATTTGCAAATATTCGTCACAATGATGCAACCGGAGTCAACATCTAGGCAAAAACTAGTAGCATTGCCAACTTCCGACGAGAGATGCATCTTAGAATCTGAGATGGTTTCCCATTGTGAACCAGAGCCGGTGCAATCATCACTGCCAAGTTTTGCTAGCTTCCCCAATCCATCTACTTGCAAGCAGAAATTTGTTCCCTTCAGTGATAAACTTTTCTGGGCTGTGTAGCTCCAGGCTTCAGAGCTATTGCAGGGACCCAAACTCAATAGTTCAGGCATTGATTCTTTTAGGACACAGAAACACATTATTGTTCTGTTTCCAttgtttgctttgtttttctgTTATTGTTGTGTTTGGGGGTAACAGTCTCCTTCTAACTATATGGTTTAATCTTGTTGTCGAGACTTTTGTAACAGAAATTTGTTCCTCCTCTTCAACGGCCCTAAAGTCATGTGACTCATGTCGAAATTAAAGCATGGTTAGACCCAAAGGTGTACGTCGTGAGGCACTTAATAGAATCCTGTTACACATACTTATTCATTACGTCTTTGATGGCTTATAGGTATTGCTGATATCACGAGTAGAAgatttgttggtattttttgcctTTTGTTCAGTTCTTAAGACAAATACATCAACAAACAAGACAAACCActgttaaaacacaaaaacaaaaacagtcagcaaaacacattaaaacatattagaaacaacacttttatctcactttaCTAATGAGAGCCcttattaaaacaataaataaataagtctaATGGCTAAATGGTAGTGTCACATCAGTAAAATTGAGCATTACTTGGAGGTACTGGATTTTTTGGAGATGCAGGGGGGTCT contains the following coding sequences:
- the LOC133865721 gene encoding glycosyl hydrolase 5 family protein-like, with translation MGRLCFFFFFLSIILSLPIIFPAVAALPLHTSSRWIVDEAGQRVKLACVNWVTHLEAVVVEGLSKQPVDTISKRILSMGFNCVRLTWPLYLVTNDSLASLTVRQSFQSLGLSEAIAGFQANNPSIIDLSLIQAYQAVVSSLGANKVMVILDNHISKPGWCCSGSDGNGFFGDLYFNPDLWIQGLARMATLFNGVPNVVGMSLRNELRGPRQNVKDWYRYMERGAEAVHSANPDVLVILSGLGYDKDLSFIRNQPVNLTFTEKLVYEMHWYGFSDGKSWESGNPNQVCGRVVNNMMRLSGFLLEQGWPLIVSEFGMDLRGNNVNDNRYMNCFLAWAAELDLDWAIWTLVGSYYLREGIVGLNEFYGVLDWNWCETRDASFLQRISALQSPFQGPGLSETSLHKVIFHPSTGLCVLRKSMLDPLTLGPCASSDSWKYTPQKILLVRGTYFCLKVEGLGKPARLNIICSDPNSKWEAISDSKMHLSSKVGNDSACLDVDSNNIIVTNTCKCLSRDNMCDPGSQWFKLVDSTRSPSSAESLR
- the LOC133865742 gene encoding proteasome subunit beta type-7-B-like; amino-acid sequence: MSQAAVEVPPKGGFSFDLCRRNDMLSKKGVPLPSFRKTGTTIVGLIFQDGVILGADTRATEGPIVCDKNCEKIHYMAPNIYCCGAGTAADTEAVTDMVNSQLQLHRYHTGRESRVVTALTLLKSHLFKYQGYVQAALVLGGVDATGPHLHTIYPHGSTDSLPFATMGSGSLAAMAVFESKYHEGLTRAEGINLVCEAICSGIFNDLGSGSNVDICVITKGHKEYLRNHHMPNPRTYFRSQGFSFPKKTEVLFTKVTPLKEVVEVIEGGDAMEE